The Cupriavidus necator DNA window CAAGCAGCTTGCGCGCCTCGGCCACGCCATAGGCATCGCGGTGCTCCGCCGGGCGCAGGTAGTCGGCCACGATGCGTTGCATCGGCGTCATCACGTACTGGTCGAAGAAGCGGTCGAGCATGCGCACTTCCAGCGCGGCGTCGGGCGAATCCGGCAGCCAGCGCACCGGGCCGCGGTGATGCTGGTCCAGGTAGTCGATGATGATGCTGGACTCGAACACCGTGCGGCTGCCATCGACCAGCACCGGCATGCGCCTGAGCGGCCACAGCCTGGCGAGTTCGTCCATGTTCTGCGCGTGTTCAGGCGACAGCATCCGGAATTCGAAGGGGATGGCGTTCTCGTACAGCGCAACCAGGACCTTCTGGCAATAGGACGAAAACGGGTGGGCGTATAGCTCCATCGTGGTCTCCGGTGGTGATCTTCGGTGGTGGTCGGCGCGCGACTACTGCTGCGCCGCAAAGCGATCGGTCGCGGCAATCAGCTGGTCCATGATGCCCGGCTCGGTCCACGCATGGCCGGCGCCTTCGATCAGGTGGAAATCGGCCGCGGGCCACGCCTGGTGCAGCGCATAGGCATAGCGCACCGGGCACGGCATGTCATAGCGGCCGTGCACGATCACGCCGGGGATGTCGGCCAGCTTGTGCGCGTCGCGCAGCAGCTGCCCGTCTTCCAGCCAGCAGCGGTGCGTGAAATAGTGGTTCTCCAGCCGCGCGAACGCCAGCGCGAAGTGCCCGTCGTCATGCTTGGCGCTGTTGCCGGCGTCTGGCAGCAGCGTGATGGTCTCGCCTTCCCAAACGCTCCATGCGCGTGCCGCTTCCACCTGCTTGTCCTGGTCGTCACCAGTCAGCAGCTTGCGGTACGCGGCCATCATGTTGCCGCGCTCGGCCTCGGGCACCGGCGCCTGGAAACGCGCCCATTTGTCGGGGAACATCTCGGACACGCCGTATTGGTAGTACCAGTCCAGCTCGGCCTGCGACACCGTGTAGATGCCACGCAGCACCAGCTCGCTGACGCGCTGCGGGTGCTTCTGCGCATAGGCCAGCGCCAGCGTCGAGCCCCATGAGCCGCCGAACACCAGCCAGCGCTCCACGCCGGCCAGATCGCGCAGGCGCTCGATATCGTCGACCAGGTGCCAGGTGGTGTTGGCCTCCAGCCCCGCATGCGGCGTCGAACGCCCGCAGCCGCGCTGGTCGAACAGCAGCACGTCATAGCGCGCCGGATCGAACAGCCGCCGGTGGTCCGCAGAGATCCCGCCACCGGGCCCGCCGTGCAGGAACACCGCCGGCTTGGCGCCGGGCGTGCCCACACGCTCGTAGTAGATGACATGCCCGTCGCCGACATCCAGCGTGCCGGTTTCATAGGGCTCGATTTCGGGATAGAGGGTGCGCAAGGCCGGCATGGATATGGGTCTACGGAGATCGGGAGCCACAGTGTACGCCGGAGGGAACGTCAAACAGTAGCCCGCCCCTTAACCGGCGAACACCGCCTTCACCCAGTCCCTCAGCAACCGCGTGGCGGGACGCTCCGCGGCGCGCTCGCTGTAGACAAGGTCATAGCGGAAACTCTCCAGCGTAAGCCCGAAGGGCTGCACCAGCACGCCCGAGGCCAGCTCTTCGGCGACCAGCGTCAGGCTGAGCAGGCCGACTCCCTGTCCCGCAATGGTGGCCTGCACGGCGTGGATCTCGTCGGTAAAGCTGAGGCCCGCCTGTGGATCGGTGACCTCGACGCCGGCGTGCGCCAGCCACTGGTGCCATACCGGCGCGCGCTCGTCATCGCGCGCGCCGGCGCCCCATTCGAAGTGCACCAGCGTGGCGTGCTTCAGGTCTTGCACGCTGGCCAGCTTCAGGCCGGGGCTGCAGACCGGCGCAAACCGGTCGCAGAACAACGGCTCGACCACCAGGCCGGGATAGCTGCCGCTGCCGTAGCGGATGGCAGCGTCCGCATCGTGGTCCAGGTCGACGACCTGGTCCGACGCATCCAGGCGCAGCGTCCAGTCAGGGTAGGCCGTGCGGAACTGGCCGGCGCGCGGTGCCAGCCGCCTGGCCATGAAGGCAACCGTCGACGTCAGCGTGGCAACGTTGGCCTGTGCGCTGCGCTGCACCGCCAGCACGGCGCGCTCCATCCCGTCCAGGCCGTCCCGCACCGCGGGAAACAACTGATGCCCGGCGGGCGTCAGGCGCACCTTGCGGGTCTGGCGCTCGAACAGCTTCACGCCAAGGCTCTCTTCCAGCAACCGGATCTGGTGGCTGACCGCCGTCGGCGTGACGTGCAGTTCGTCCGCCGCGTGCTTGAAGCTGGCGCGCCGGGCGGCGGCTTCAAAGGTGCGCAGGGCACCCAGTGGCGGCAGTTTGCGCAAGCCTCCCCCTTAGATGAGATGTATTCATGTGTCGACTGAAAAGCGACCATTTGTCGCGGCCTGATCTCCGCTCCGATACTTGACCTATCTGATCGGCCACCCAGGCGACCAGGTGAATTCTACTAAATCATCTACCGGAGTCAGCAATGCTACTGGAACAAGTCCACACCCAACCCGACCCTTATGCTCCCTATCTGCTTTCGCAAGCCATCCGGGCCGGCGGCTTCCTCTTTGTCTCCGGCCAGGCCGGGGTCGGCGACGATGGCGCCATCGTGGGCCGTGACGACTTCGATGCCCAGGCCGAGCAGGCGTTCAGCAACCTCAGGCGCGCGCTGCAGGCGGGCGGCTCGGGGCTGGACCGCGTGGTGAAGGTGACGATCTTCCTGACCTCGATGGCACACTTCCCGAAGATCGTCGCACTGCGCCGCAAGTGGTTCTCTGCCCCCTATCCGGCCGACACCATCGTCGAGGTCTCGGCGCTCTACTCGCCGGACGCGAAGATCGAGATCGAAGCCATCGCCCTGGCCGCAGAAGCTGCGCGATGACCACGCCCGCCGCGCCCTCACTGTTCGATACGCTGGCCCTGAACGGCGTGCCGCTGCGCAACCGGCTCGCGGTGGCGCCGATGACGCGCATCAGCGCCACCGCCGCAGGCGTTCCCACCGAGGCCATGACGCGCTACTACGCAGGCTTTGCCCGCGGCGGCTTTGGCCTCATCGTCACGGAGGGTATCTATACCGACCGTGCCTATACCCAGGGCTATGCCGGCCAGCCCGGTTTGACGGATGCGCAGCAAGTGGCCGCGTGGCGCCAGGTGGTTGCCGCGGTCCACCAGCAGGGCGGGCGCATCGTGGCCCAGCTGATGCACGCCGGTGCGCTGTCGCAGGCCAACCGCTTCCGCGACCACACGGTCGGGCCCTCGGCGGTGCAGCCCAAGGGGCTGCAAATGACCGTGTATGCCGGCAAGGGTCCATACCGGATGCCGCGCGCCATGGAAGAGGCGGACATCCTGCAGGCCATCGAAGGCTTTGCGCAGGCCGCCCGGCTGGCCCGTGACGCGGGTTTCGACGGCGTTGAAATCCACGGTGCCAATGGCTATCTGCTGGATCAGTTCCTGACGAGCTATACGAATCAACGCCAGGACGCCTGGGGCGGCAGCATCGCACAGCGCATGCGCCTGCCGCTGGAAACCGTCCGCGCGGTGCGCGTTGCCGTGGGAGCTGGCTTCCCCGTCGGCGTGCGCATCTCGCAAGGCAAGGTCAATGATTTCGTCCACAAGTGGCCGGAAGGCGCGGAAGGCGCGGCCGCCGTTTTCTCCGCGCTCGCGGCAAGCAGCGTGGACTACCTCCACGTGACGGAGCACGAAGCATGGCAGCCCGCCTTCGCGGACGACGGCGCGACGCTGGTGCAGCTTGCACGCCGTGCCGCGCCCGGGCTCACGATCATGGCCAACGGCAGCCTGCATGAGCCATCGCGCGCGGCCAGCCTGCTGGACGATGGCGCGACGCTGGTCGCGCTCGGACGCGGCGCCCTTGCGAATCCGGACTGGCCGGTGCTGGTGCGCGAGGGACAGCCGGTGCGGCCGTTCGATGCGGCCGTCCTCGCGCCGCTGGGCAATATCAAGGATGCCGAGCAGGCGCTGCGCGAAGCACGCGCGACGGTGACGCCAGGCTGACGGCATCGCCCGCGCTAGCGTTGCGCGTGATCCCTGCGCCAGCTGGCCGGCGCCATCCCGAACTGCGCAGAAAACCACCGGGTAAAGGAGCTGGCCGACCCATACCCCAGCAACTGCGACACCCGCAGCAGCGAATAGCGCGGGTTCTCCACGTACCGTCGCGCCAGTTCACGCCGCACGTCGTTCAGGATCTCAGTAAAGGTCTCGCCCGCGTCGTCGAGCTGGCGCTGCATGGTGCGCAGGCTCAGGCCCAGGCCCTCCGCCACGGCCTCGCAGGTGGCGCGGCCCATTGGCAGCATCAGGTAGATGGCGGCGCGCACTTCATGGCCGATGGACTGCGGGTTGGCGCGCGGCAGCGTGTCGATGAACTGCTGTGCGTAGCGTGCCATGACCGGATCCGCCGTCGGGTTCGGCGCGTCGAGGTCGGCCGCGCGGCAGATGATGCCATTGCAGTCCGCGTTGAACTCCAGCGGGCAACCGAACAGGCGGCGATGGATGCGCAGGTCGGCCGGCGGCGCATGCGTGAAGCTCACGCCGATCGGCTGCCAGCGCGGACCCAGCAGCAGCGCGCACATGCGGAAGACGACGCCGATGGCCAGCTCGGTGGCCTGCCGCGAGGGCGCGTCGCTGAGCACTTCCTGCCGGATGACCACGGCGCTGCCGGCATCCTCGAGCAACAGCGCCACCGAGTCATTGACCAGGTGCCGGTAGCGGATGGTGGTGGCAAGCGCGGCGCGCAGCGTGGGCTGCTGGCTGATCAAGAGGCTCATCACGCCAAAGTCCGACAGCTGGCGCGACTCCGCCATGCGCAGCCCGAAGGTCGGGCAGGCCGAGGCCTGCGCGGCGGCTTCCAGCAGCGCCACGCAGGCGCTGAGCGGGACGCGCTGGTCGGGATCGTCCAGCCAGGCCCGCCGCAGTCGCGCCTGGCGCAGCAACGGCTGCGGATCCAGGCCGAGGTCGCGCGAAACCTCGAGGAAGTTGGTTAGTGCGGCAGCACGTATCAGGGTTTCCAAGCCAGCGTTGCCTTGCGATGAGATGTCAGTCGGGGGCGCGGTCTGCCCGCCGCAGCAGCGATCATAGGGCCGCATGGCATGAAATGCAAAGTCATCGGGAGCCAATGCAAAGCCGGCCGGGGCAGCAATCTCTACAGTTCCCTGCAGCTGCAGCGTGTTCTGCACCAACCAGACTCCAGGAGACAAGACCATGGCAAACGTTGTCCGCATGTACGAGACCGGCGGCCCCGAAGTGCTTCGCTATGAACACATGGAAGTGGGCGATCCGGGCCCCGGACAGGTCCGCATCCGCCACGTCGCAGTGGGACTGAACTACGCCGACACCTACTTCCGCAATGGCACCTATCCCGTGCCGCTGCCCAGCGGCATGGGCGTGGAAGCCGCCGGCGTGGTGGTATCCGTCGGCCCGGGCGTGACCAACGTGGCGGCGGGCGACCGCGTCACCTACACCGGCTTCGTCAACACGCTGGGCGCCTACAGCACCGAGCGCCTGGTACCGGCCGCGCCGCTGATCCGCCTGCCCGAGAGCATTGCCTTCGAAACCGCCGCGGCCATGACCATGCGCGGGCTGACCTCGGCCTACCTGATGCGCCGCATCTATCCGTTCAGCCAGGGCGACACCATCCTGCTGCACGCCGCGGCGGGCGGGGTCGGGCTGATCGTGTCGCAGTGGGCCAAGCTGCTGGGCCTGACGGTGATCGGCACGGTGTCCACCGAAGCCAAGGCCGAAGTGGCGCGTGCGCACGGCTGCGACCACATCATCCAGTACACCCGCGAAGACGTAGCCAAGCGCGTGCGCGAGCTGACCGACGGCGTGGGGGTCTCGGTGGTATTCGACAGCGTCGGCAAGACCACCTTCATGGCGTCGCTGGATTCGCTCAAGCGGCGCGGCACCATGGTGTGCGTGGGCACCGCATCGGGCCCGATTCCGCCGTTCGACCCCGTGCTGCTGGCGATGAAGGGATCGCTGTTCCTGACGCGCCCGGCGCTGGCCGACTACATCGCCGACCCTGCGGAGAAGCAAGCGCTGGCGGGCGAGCTGTTCGACCACGTGGGCGCGGGCCGCATCCGCATCGGCATCAACCAGCGCTATGCGCTGGAAGACGCGGTCCAGGCGCACCAGGACCTGGAGGCGCGCCGTACCACCGGCTCGTCGATCTTCGTCATCTGAGAACAACAACAGAGGAGACCACACCATGCATGCAGAACCCCTGACCTGCACCATTGGCGCCGAACTGAGCGGCGTCAGCCTGGCCGATGCATCACGCGACGCCGGCCTGTTCACCGAGATCAAGGCGCTGCTGCTGCAGCACAAGGTGCTGTTCCTGCGCGACCAGGACATCACCCGCGCCGAACACGTTGCCTTTGCCCGCCGCTTCGGCGAACTGGAAGACCACCCGGTGGTAGGCAGCGACCCGGAGCACCCGGGCCTGGTGCAGATCTACAAGTCGCCCGACAGCAAGGTCGAGCACTACGAGAACTCGTTCCATTGCGACGCCACCTGGCGCCAGGCGCCGCCGATGGGCTGCGTGCTGCGCTGCGTGGAAACGCCGGCAGTGGGCGGCGACACCATCTGGGTGAACATGGGCGAGGCGTACCGCCGCCTGCCGCAGGACATCAAGGCCCGCATCGAAGGCCTGCGCGCCAAGCACAGCATCGAACACACCTTCGGCGCCAATATGCCGCCGGAGAAGCGTGCCGCGCTGGCGGCGCAGTTCCCGATGGTGGAGCATCCCGTGGTGCGCACCCACCCGGAGACGGGCGAGAAGGTCCTGTTCGTCAACGCCTTCACCTCGCACTTTGCCAACTACCACCGCGACGACGTGGTCCGCTTCGGCAAGGATTTCATGCCCGGCGCCGGCGATCTGCTGCACTACCTGTGCGCGCAGGCGGAGATCCCGGAGTACCAGGTGCGCTGGCGCTGGAAGAAGAACAGCGTGGCGATCTGGGACAACCGCTGCACCCAGCATTACGCAGTGCAGGACTATGCGCCCACGGTGCGCAAAATGGAGCGCGCCGGCATCATCGGCGACGTGCCGTTCTGACGGAGGCAGACATGCAACCAAACCTTGTGCCTGCGGCGCCGCAGGCTTATGCCTATCCCTTGCTCGTCAGGCAACTGCTGCTCAATTCGCTGTCGCTCTACGGCGACCAGCAGATCACGTACCGCGGGCAACTGCGCCATAGCTATCGCGACTTCCACCGGCGTGTCGGCCGGCTGGCTTCAGCGCTGGCGGCGCAGGGGGTGGCGCACGGCACCACCGTGGCGGTGATGGACTGGGACAGCCACCGCTACCTGGAATGCTATTTCGGCGTGCCGATGATGGGCGCGACGCTGTTCACGGTCAACGTGCGGCTGTCGGCGCAGCAAATCCTGTACACGCTGAACGATTCCGGCGCCGAGGTGGTGCTGCTCCATCCCGACTTCCTGCCGGTGATGGAAGAGATCCGCGGCCAGCTGACCAGCGTGCGCAGCTTTGTCCTGCTGGCCGACGGCCAGCACGTGCCGCCGACATCTCTGCCGTTCTGCGGCGAGTACGAGACGCTGCTGAGCGCGGCCTCGCCCGACTTCGACTTCCCCGAGTTCGACGAGAACACCCGCGCCGCCACCTTCTACACGACGGGCACCACCGGCGATCCCAAGGGCGTGTGCTACAGCCATCGCGATATCGTGCTGCATGCGCTGGCCTCGGCCACCAGCCTGTGCGCGCCGCGCGAAGGACAGCGCCTGCATCGGGAAGACGTCTACATGCCGATCACGCCGATGTTCCACGTGCTCGCCTGGGGCATCCCGTATGTCGCGGTCATGCTCGGGCTGCGCATCGTGCTGCCGGGGCGCTATGCGCCGGACATGCTGCTGCAGTTGCGCGAGACCGAGCGGGTCACGTTCTCGCACTGCGTGCCGACCTTGCTGCAGATGCTGTTGCAGGCGGCGCAGGCAAGCGGCCAGGACTTGTCGGGCTGGAAGCTCATCATCGGCGGCTCGGCGCTGCCGCCGGCGTTGTGCGAGGCTGCCCTCGAGCGCGGCATGGATGTGTTTGCCGGCTATGGCATGTCGGAGACCGGCCCCATCGTCGCGCTGGCACAGTTGCCGCCAGGCGACGCACATCGCGACCATGAGACCGAAGTGCGCATGCGCTGCTCGACGGGGCGGCCGGTGGCGATGGTGGACTTCCGCCTGGTGGATGAATCGATGCACGAGGTGCCGCGCGACGGCCAGGCGCGCGGCGAGATCGTGCTGCGCGCACCGTTCCTGACCAGGGCATACCATGGCAAGCCCGAGGCATCGGCCGAGCTGTGGGCCGGCGGCTACCTGCATACGCAGGACATCGCGGTAATGGGGGCCGACGGCTTCGTGCAGATCGTCGACCGGATCAAGGACGTGATCAAGACCGGCGGCGAATGGGTCTCGTCGATCGAGGTCGAGAGCCTGGTCACGCAGGTGCCGGGCGTGCAGGAGTGCGCGGTCATCGGCGTGCCGGACGCCAGGTGGGGCGAGCGGCCGATGGCATTCGTGGTGCGCAAGCCTGGCACAACGGTGACCGCGGATACGATTCGTACGTCGCTGCTGGCGCGCGTCGAGGCCAACCGGCTCAGCAAATATGCGGTGCCGGAATCCGAGCGGATCCTGTTTGTCGACGAGATCCCGAAGACCAGCGTCGGCAAGATCGACAAGAAGCGCTTGCGCAGCACCGGCGCCTGAGCCGGCAGCAGGAAGAAGAAAGGGCAGCCTCGGATGAGGCTGCCCTTTTGCGTTGCCGGGAACTGACTCAGGGCTGGATATTGAACGCCTTGACGATGCCGGCATTGCGCTCGAACTCCGTGCGCACTGATTCGCTCAGTTGCGGCAGGGGCTGCGCCGGCAGCGGCTCATAACCGAGCGCCTCCATGCGGTCACGCACCTTGGCAGAAGCCGCGGCCTTGTAGGCAGCCGCGTGGACCTTCTCGGCCAGTTCGGGCGACAGCTTCGACGACGCAATCACGCCCACCCAGTTGCTGAACTCCATGTCGGGGTAACCCATTTCCGCAAAGGTTGGCACCTGCGGCAGCAGCGCCGAGCGGCTCTTCGACGCCACGGCATAGACCTGCACCTTGCCGGCACGGATCATCGGCAGCGAGGTCACCATGCCGTCGTACATCACGGCAATCTGATTGCCCATCACCTGCGTCAGCGCCGGCGCGGAACCGGCAAAGGGCACATGCTGCAAGTCCAGCCCGGCCTTCTGGTTCATGATCATGCCCGCGTAGTGCGAAGCGGTGCCGGCGCTGTACGAAGCAAAGCTGAGCTTGCCCGGATTGGCCCGGGCGTAGCTGACCAGGCCCTTCAGGTCCTTGGCCGGCAGGCCAGGCGCGCCAATCATCACCATGCGCGAACGCGCCACGGCGGCGACGGGCCTGACGTCTTTCAGCGGGTCGAACGGCTGCTTGAGCACATGCGGGATCTCGGTCAGCACATTGCTGGCGGTGACCATGATGGTCTGGCCATCAGCGGGCGCGGCCAGCATGGTAGTGATGGCAATGCCGCCGCCGGCGCCCGGCTTGTTGTCGACCACCACGGGGTGGCCAAGGTCGGCCGACAGCTGGTCTGCCAGCAGGCGCGCGAGCACGTCCATGGTGCCGCCCGCGGGGGCGGGCACCAGCATCCGGACCGGCTTGCTGGTCCAGGCCATGGCAGCGGGAGCCGCCAGCGCCAGGCCGGCCGCCACGGCGGCGATACGCAGCAGGAATGAAGGGTGGGTGGGCATGTTGTCTCCGTTATGTAGTATGGATCTTCTGTCCAGCATTGCCGGGCGCGGCGTCACCGGGCGGTGAGCGCGATGCCTGGCGGGGGTGGGGAAGCGGGAGACGCGCGGGCCAGCGCCCGCAGCATTGCCTCCAGCAAGGCACGCGGCGGCCTGGCGCCAGCGATCGGCGGCGCACCGTTGATCACAAAGCGCGGCACGCCCAGGCCGGGATTGGGTAGCGGCACATCCTCGCCATGCAGCGGCGGCAGCCATGCCAGGTCTTGCACAGTGGCCGGTGCCGCCGCTTGCGGCATCGGCATGCCGGAGGCGATCGCCGCGGCGTGCAGCACGCGTGGATCGCCGAGGTCCTCGCCGCGCAGGAAGTACTCTTCAAACAATCGGTCGATCAGCACGGATGCGGCCGCCTCGCCACCAGCCTGGCGCGCATACCGGATCAGGCGATGCGCAAGCACGGTGTTGGGCAGCACTTCGATGCGGTCAAGTTCCAGCGTGATGCCGGCCTCGCGCGCCGCGGCGCATACCTGCGCCTGCCGCAGCGCCACGGCTTCGGCGCTGCCAAGCCGCGCCAGGCTGAACTTGCGATAGGGGATGCCGGCAGGCGGCAGCGTCGGAAACAGGAGAGAGCTGCGCCATTCGACCGTGACCGCTACATCGGGCCGTTGCTGGGCCAGCTGCGCCAGCGCCGTTTCAAGATGGCGCTTGCCGATCATGCACCAGGGGCAGACCAGGTCGAACCCGACCTGGATGAAGAGGGAGACAGGCTGGTTCATGGCAGAGCGCCCGTAGCGGCACGCTGCCCGCGGCGGGCCGGCGCCGCCGCCAGCACTTGCGCACGCTCCGCCTCGCTCATCTGCGCCCAGCGCCCGATTTCCAGCCGTGTCCTGGCGCAGCCCTGGCAATAGCGGTTGGCGAGGTCCATGCGGCAGATGTTGATGCAGGGATTGGCGAGGGCGTCAGGGTGATGCATCACGAACTCCGGTAGTGCATGGCAAGGGCCGGCCGGTATGCCGGCCCTGTGGCCAGGGTCAGGCCGCCGCGCGCAGCGGCAGGTTCTTCTGCCCCGCCTTGCGGTTGGGCGCCATGCCATTGGCTTCCAGCGTGGCGTCGGCGCTGTCGTACCAGGTGCCGATGCGGTAGATCTCGCGGGCTTCCTTGCCCGATGCGATCTCGCGGCCCAGTTCATGCGCCACGCGCACGCACTGCTCGATCTGCTGCACCGAGGTCATGCGGTTGCCGTGCTGGTCGATGATGGTGTCTTCGATGCCGCAGCGCGGGTGCAGGCCCATCGCCATCGCCATCATGTTGAACGGCAGCACGTTCTTCAGCAGCGACTCGGCGGTCAGCGTGCAGCCGTCCGGCGCGCGGTGCACGAAGTTGAAGAAGTTGAACGGGTTGGGGCCGTCGAAGCCGCCGCCGATGCCGATCCAGGTCAGGTTCAGCGGGCCGGTGTAGACGCCGGCGCGCACCAGCCGCTCCAGCGTTTCCAGCGCGTGCATGCCGGTCAGCTGGAAATGCGGCTGGATGCCCGAGGCCTGCAGCCGGCGCAGGTGCTCTTCCACCCAGCCCGGGCCGGCCGGCACGGTCATTTCGCGATAGGCGGCCTGGTAGGCCGGGTGTTCCAGCGAGGTGCCCTTCAGGTATTCCGGATAGAGCAACTCCATGATGTTCATCTGCGTGGTGTTGATCGCCACGGTCACCTGGTCGGGCTTGGGCTCCAGCTCCGCCAGCATGTGGCGGGTGTCGTCGGACAGCCACTTGGCCGCCTGGCCGTCGTCTTCCGGCGCAAACGAGATCGAGCCGCCCACCTGGATGATCATGTCCGGCACCGCGGCGCGCACGCCGGCGATCAGCTCGTTGAACTTGGACAAGCGCTTGGAGCCCTTGCCGTCCAGTTCGCGCACGTGCAGGTGCAGCACCGTGGCGCCGGCGTTGTAGCAGTCCACGGCTTTCTGGACCTGCTCTTCCATGGTGACGGGGATGTCTTCGGGAAAGTCCTGCGGCATCCATTCCGGGCCATAGGGCGCAACGGTGATCACCACCTTGTCCATGTTTTCGGGGTGCAGGGAATCGTCAAGGAATTGCATGGATGGCTCCGGTTGGTTAGTGGTTGGAGTATCGGTGAACGACCGGCCGCGATTTGACGATTGGGGACATCCGATTTACATTTCGGGACACTCAGGGAAAGCACGGAATCCGCCCAATGTCCTACTATCTGCGCAGCGCCAGCCTGACCAATTACGTGGAAGTCGCGCGTTCGCTGGGGCTCGATCCGTACCAGCAACTGAGGGCGGCAAAGATCAACCGCTCGGTCCTGCTCGATCCCGATATCCGCATCCCCGCGGCCTCGGTCGGCCGCTTGCTGGATGCGTCGGCACACGCCACCGGGGCCGACGATTTCGGCCTGCGCATGGCCGAGCTGCGCGAGTTCTCCAACCTCGGCCCGCTCGCCTTCGTGGTGCGTGAAGAGCCCACGCTGCGCCGCGCGCTGGAGTCGATGGTCCGCTACATGGGCCTGCAGAATGAATCGCTGTCGATGCGTATCGAAGACAGCGATGAACTGGTGATGATCCGGCTGCAGGTGCTCACCGAAGCGCCGGGCACCTTGCGGCAGGCCGCCGACCTCGCGGTCGGCGTGGTGTTCCGGATGCTGAGGCTGTTCCTGGGGCAGTCCTGGCGGCCGCGCAGCATCTGCTTCACCCACCCCGCGCCGGCCAACGCGGCCACGTTTTCACGCGTGTTCGGCATGCCCTGCACCTTCAACCAGGATTTCGACGGCATCGTCTGCCTGGCCTCGGACCTGGAGGCGCCGTTGCCGTCGTATGACCCGGTGATGGCGCAGCAGGTGAAGCACTATCTCGGCACGCTGCTGGCGCAGTCGACCGCGGCGACCATGTCGGACATGGTGCGCAAGCTGGTCTATGCGCTGCTGCCCACCGGACTGTGCTCGGTCGAACGCGTGGCCCAGCACCTGAGCGTCGACCGGCGCACCGTGCATCGGCGGCTCGGGCAGGAACATACGACCTACTCCGACATCCTTGCCGAGGCCCGTGCCGACCTGGTAATCCGCTACCTGGAGAACCGCGAGCGTCCGCTGTCGGAAGTGGCCGCGCTGCTGGGGTTTTCGTCGCTGAGCGCGTTCTCGCGGTGGTTCAGCGGGCGTTTTGGGCGCAGCGTGTCGGCATGGCGGGCGCAGGCGGGGTAATAGAGGAAAGGTTCTTTGCGAATTTGAGGGTGGTGGCTGTTGGCGGGTGTGGTTGATTGGGCTGTCGCTACGCGGTCGGTTGTCGTTCTTGACTAGCGTGGCTGTTTCGCCGGCGTAGCCGGCGACCTACTTCTTGTCCAAGCGACAAGAAGTAGGCAAGAAGCGCGTCGCCTATGCGGCTGG harbors:
- a CDS encoding glutathione S-transferase family protein, with translation MELYAHPFSSYCQKVLVALYENAIPFEFRMLSPEHAQNMDELARLWPLRRMPVLVDGSRTVFESSIIIDYLDQHHRGPVRWLPDSPDAALEVRMLDRFFDQYVMTPMQRIVADYLRPAEHRDAYGVAEARKLLDSAYAWLEPTLAGREWAAGGAFTLADCAAAPSLFYADWVHPIPDARGNVRAYRNRLLARPSFARAVDEARPYRPLFPPGAPDRD
- a CDS encoding NADH:flavin oxidoreductase, producing the protein MTTPAAPSLFDTLALNGVPLRNRLAVAPMTRISATAAGVPTEAMTRYYAGFARGGFGLIVTEGIYTDRAYTQGYAGQPGLTDAQQVAAWRQVVAAVHQQGGRIVAQLMHAGALSQANRFRDHTVGPSAVQPKGLQMTVYAGKGPYRMPRAMEEADILQAIEGFAQAARLARDAGFDGVEIHGANGYLLDQFLTSYTNQRQDAWGGSIAQRMRLPLETVRAVRVAVGAGFPVGVRISQGKVNDFVHKWPEGAEGAAAVFSALAASSVDYLHVTEHEAWQPAFADDGATLVQLARRAAPGLTIMANGSLHEPSRAASLLDDGATLVALGRGALANPDWPVLVREGQPVRPFDAAVLAPLGNIKDAEQALREARATVTPG
- a CDS encoding LysR substrate-binding domain-containing protein, yielding MRKLPPLGALRTFEAAARRASFKHAADELHVTPTAVSHQIRLLEESLGVKLFERQTRKVRLTPAGHQLFPAVRDGLDGMERAVLAVQRSAQANVATLTSTVAFMARRLAPRAGQFRTAYPDWTLRLDASDQVVDLDHDADAAIRYGSGSYPGLVVEPLFCDRFAPVCSPGLKLASVQDLKHATLVHFEWGAGARDDERAPVWHQWLAHAGVEVTDPQAGLSFTDEIHAVQATIAGQGVGLLSLTLVAEELASGVLVQPFGLTLESFRYDLVYSERAAERPATRLLRDWVKAVFAG
- a CDS encoding TauD/TfdA dioxygenase family protein, translating into MHAEPLTCTIGAELSGVSLADASRDAGLFTEIKALLLQHKVLFLRDQDITRAEHVAFARRFGELEDHPVVGSDPEHPGLVQIYKSPDSKVEHYENSFHCDATWRQAPPMGCVLRCVETPAVGGDTIWVNMGEAYRRLPQDIKARIEGLRAKHSIEHTFGANMPPEKRAALAAQFPMVEHPVVRTHPETGEKVLFVNAFTSHFANYHRDDVVRFGKDFMPGAGDLLHYLCAQAEIPEYQVRWRWKKNSVAIWDNRCTQHYAVQDYAPTVRKMERAGIIGDVPF
- a CDS encoding RidA family protein produces the protein MLLEQVHTQPDPYAPYLLSQAIRAGGFLFVSGQAGVGDDGAIVGRDDFDAQAEQAFSNLRRALQAGGSGLDRVVKVTIFLTSMAHFPKIVALRRKWFSAPYPADTIVEVSALYSPDAKIEIEAIALAAEAAR
- a CDS encoding AraC family transcriptional regulator, translated to METLIRAAALTNFLEVSRDLGLDPQPLLRQARLRRAWLDDPDQRVPLSACVALLEAAAQASACPTFGLRMAESRQLSDFGVMSLLISQQPTLRAALATTIRYRHLVNDSVALLLEDAGSAVVIRQEVLSDAPSRQATELAIGVVFRMCALLLGPRWQPIGVSFTHAPPADLRIHRRLFGCPLEFNADCNGIICRAADLDAPNPTADPVMARYAQQFIDTLPRANPQSIGHEVRAAIYLMLPMGRATCEAVAEGLGLSLRTMQRQLDDAGETFTEILNDVRRELARRYVENPRYSLLRVSQLLGYGSASSFTRWFSAQFGMAPASWRRDHAQR
- the pip gene encoding prolyl aminopeptidase, which encodes MPALRTLYPEIEPYETGTLDVGDGHVIYYERVGTPGAKPAVFLHGGPGGGISADHRRLFDPARYDVLLFDQRGCGRSTPHAGLEANTTWHLVDDIERLRDLAGVERWLVFGGSWGSTLALAYAQKHPQRVSELVLRGIYTVSQAELDWYYQYGVSEMFPDKWARFQAPVPEAERGNMMAAYRKLLTGDDQDKQVEAARAWSVWEGETITLLPDAGNSAKHDDGHFALAFARLENHYFTHRCWLEDGQLLRDAHKLADIPGVIVHGRYDMPCPVRYAYALHQAWPAADFHLIEGAGHAWTEPGIMDQLIAATDRFAAQQ
- a CDS encoding quinone oxidoreductase family protein, encoding MANVVRMYETGGPEVLRYEHMEVGDPGPGQVRIRHVAVGLNYADTYFRNGTYPVPLPSGMGVEAAGVVVSVGPGVTNVAAGDRVTYTGFVNTLGAYSTERLVPAAPLIRLPESIAFETAAAMTMRGLTSAYLMRRIYPFSQGDTILLHAAAGGVGLIVSQWAKLLGLTVIGTVSTEAKAEVARAHGCDHIIQYTREDVAKRVRELTDGVGVSVVFDSVGKTTFMASLDSLKRRGTMVCVGTASGPIPPFDPVLLAMKGSLFLTRPALADYIADPAEKQALAGELFDHVGAGRIRIGINQRYALEDAVQAHQDLEARRTTGSSIFVI